From the Fulvia fulva chromosome 2, complete sequence genome, one window contains:
- a CDS encoding Sorting nexin mvp1: MFHEIAARQLWTLPTRTQDSTPAHCTPFTLPSNGVIQLGDASAITLTNDVVFQPECTGTTNGEVLFTGHLKDPFYASTIPMVYVISAATVIAWVLVVMLTITPRTSFFGVPTSSQPFGGGHGIIGGANGGSVGLVGSGSRPWLQKVATIAVAISLTIATADTLEVAERQYYKGYMDAESLRKQVLGSLEIRITRVVSDIFLWLAQVQTLIRLFPRHKEKVLIKWIGFVLIILDTIFSCLNSFLINSTVHGRRFLDAIPALSYLFELALGLLYAAWVMYYSLTKRQYAFYHPKMRSILLIAVLGLVSILTPVVFFVTDVSNQDVAGWGDYFRWVGAAAASVVVWEWVDRIEALERDDKKDGILGREIFEGDEMLDVMPTEASPWSESRALRRNFRRRLGGGGDDAGGGNEASAAEHGLSGVGHQFHRSRHQQSPQHFPLGRAHSSSLQNSSSDHQGQPGLRLNTVTFDEQQTHRRSRTFTGITPPPPVVSPVSRSDTTSAASTVYVVRYDHTVTDVPQPIRRGLNASRNGNKQSKTGRQNQDNNNEKDIIEEEEDARPNRNRESRLWNAVPNPFKRKRTSPPQEIQRARAAAGEDRALTPSAMKNRLGALAAETGERFRDRRFGRNPSIALPVTVIPAQPRGSGRTWSPDEHAIVGTPAPVLDATANTTTDMPPSSGGTTSTTLTANDQDPTDGRALYSGATPLPHPATATGRTVMTPGREGPPRADDISPRTVAMSLFGDDPDAPSSNAQSKSKSSLFDDEAGSTSKTTLSSIFADNTAESNDDSPWGFTPSKKSGGRGSLVKSLLADADMPDLYVDTFDALQERGTVSRQDCEQLIKGSGVSAGDQSKIWNIIGQGERQQRSEFSVFLALVGLAKEGEELSLDAVDERRRKLPVLSLPNMQSNASQALPPATPTKQPEVMAGAESSPEHAQKNGRQPSFGAGFGSDPWASPEMHKGHGHLNGVGATHRTTSSFTTNTADPGESADSYSNGQTVNTGSVAGSWGGTTAFAASNAGGFGNAAPSGDDHGFGDEGNGSGTVRRTTPQPRPAVRSGTDELVTVNLLDEKEGMFLFQHRNYEVASIRRNSKVIRRYSDFVWLLDCLHKRYPFRQLPLLPPKRVAINGNHIAADQTFLEKRRRGLARFVNALVRHPILREEQLVVMFLTVPTELAVWRKQATISVQEEFVGRSLPPSLEDSLPQNLQDTFDTVRSGAKRSADLYINLCNLVERVCKRKEGIAAEYGRLNLNLITLTETSNNTYAIDTNDVPLLNEGIKSTAKHIAASQTLLEDEARAWDEGVLEDLKTMRDSHVSMRDMFDRRDRYAKDNIPQLEKRIQQNEQKLQNIRNKGDAAKPGEADKVSNAITADKQSIVEQHARGVFIKECVRDELLHFQNTQYTVSRLHQDWAQERVKYSELQADNFRGLVDSVEGMPQGD; this comes from the exons ATGTTTCATGAAATCGCTGCGCGCCAGCTATGGACCCTACCGACTCGGACCCAGGACAGCACGCCTGCGCATTGCACCCCCTTCACGCTCCCGAGCAACGGCGTCATCCAGCTCGGTGACGCCTCCGCCATCACCTTGACCAACGATGTCGTCTTCCAGCCAGAATGCACGGGCACCACGAACGGGGAGGTCCTGTTCACTGGCCACCTCAAGGACCCCTTCTATGCCTCCACGATCCCTATGGTCTACGTGATATCGGCCGCGACCGTCATCGCATGGGTGCTGGTGGTCATGCTGACCATCACACCGCGGACGTCATTCTTCGGCGTTCCGACTTCGTCTCAGCCATTTGGTGGTGGCCATGGCATTATTGGAGGAGCAAATGGAGGATCAGTGGGCTTGGTCGGCTCGGGATCAAGGCCATGGCTGCAAAAGGTCGCTACGATAGCCGTGGCCATATCACTCACAATTGCGACGGCGGACACACTGGAAGTGGCCGAGCGGCAATACTACAAAGGATACATGGATGCCGAATCGTTGCGGAAACAGGTTCTAGGGTCTTTGGAGATTCGAATAACGCGTGTCGTCTCGGACATTTTCCTATGGCTTGCACAGGTCCAGACACTAATACGGCTCTTCCCACGGCACAAGGAGAAAGTGCTCATTAAATGGATTGGCTTCGTCCTGATCATACTGGACACGATATTTTCGTGTCTGAACTCCTTTCTGATCAACTCCACAGTACATGGAAGGAGATTCCTGGATGCGATACCTGCTCTGTCCTATCTTTTTGAACTGGCCCTTGGACTTCTGTATGCAGCATGGGTCATGTACTACTCGCTGACCAAACGGCAATATGCCTTCTACCACCCGAAGATGCGCAGCATTCTACTAATTGCCGTGCTCGGTCTCGTGTCAATCCTGACTCCCGTGGTCTTCTTTGTCACTGATGTATCGAACCAGGATGTCGCAGGATGGGGAGATTACTTCAGATGGGTGGGAGCCGCTGCTGCTAGTGTGGTCGTCTGGGAGTGGGTAGACCGGATAGAGGCACTGGAGAGGGACGATAAAAAGGATGGCATTCTGGGAAGAGAGATTTTTGAGGGAGACGAGATGCTGGATGTCATGCCTACAGAAGCTTCACCGTGGAGCGAAAGTCGAGCTTTGCGGCGGAACTTTCGGAGAAGATTGGGCGGTGGTGGAGACGATGCTGGAGGCGGGAACGAAGCCAGCGCTGCTGAGCACGGGTTAAGCGGTGTTGGTCACCAATTCCACCGCTCACGACATCAGCAGTCACCGCAACACTTTCCCCTGGGACGAGCACATTCGAGCTCGCTGCAGAACTCAAGTAGCGATCATCAGGGTCAACCTGGCCTTCGCTTGAACACAGTCACATTTGACGAACAACAAACGCATCGACGAAGCAGGACTTTCACCGGGATCACTCCGCCACCACCGGTTGTCAGTCCTGTCAGCAGGTCTGACACTACAAGTGCAGCAAGCACCGTTTATGTTGTGCGATACGACCATACTGTTACTGATGTGCCTCAGCCCATCCGACGGGGACTAAATGCCAGTCGCAATGGAAATAAGCAGAGCAAAACTGGTCGCCAAAATCAGGACAACAATAACGAAAAGGACATTATAGAAGAAGAGGAGGATGCACGTCCGAACCGCAACCGCGAGTCGCGCTTGTGGAACGCAGTACCAAACCCTTTCAAACGAAAACGTACCTCACCGCCTCAGGAGATACAACGAGCTCGTGCTGCAGCGGGTGAGGATCGAGCTCTCACGCCCTCCGCGATGAAGAATCGACTCGGTGCGCTTGCTGCTGAGACTGGAGAACGGTTCCGTGACCGACGTTTTGGACGGAACCCGAGCATAGCCCTGCCAGTGACAGTCATTCCTGCCCAGCCAAGGGGCAGTGGCAGGACCTGGAGCCCAGACGAGCATGCGATAGTTGGCACGCCTGCGCCAGTCCTAGATGCGACAGCAAACACCACGACTGACATGCCGCCCAGTTCGGGCGGCACGACCTCTACGACACTAACAGCGAACGATCAAGATCCGACTGATGGCAGGGCTTTATACTCGGGGGCTACTCCACTTCCGCATCCTGCAACAGCTACAGGAAGGACTGTTATGACCCCTGGCAGAGAAGGGCCACCTCGTGCGGACGATATCAGTCCT CGCACAGTCGCCATGTCTCTGTTTGGAGACGACCCAGATGCGCCTTCCAGCAACGCGCAGAGCAAATCGAAATCGAGTCTCTTCGACGACGAGGCAGGCTCGACGTCCAAGACGACTTTGAGCTCCATCTTCGCCGACAACACGGCCGAGAGCAACGACGACTCGCCCTGGGGGTTCACGCCGAGCAAAAAGAGCGGTGGCAGAGGCAGCTTGGTCAAGTCATTGCTAGCAGACGCGGATATGCCTGATCTGTATGTTGATACATTCGACGCACTGCAAGAAAGAGGAACAGTCAGCCGGCAGGATTGCGAGCAGCTGATCAAGGGCTCCGGTGTGAGTGCAGGTGATCAGAGCAAGATCTGGAACATCATCGGACAGGGCGAGCGACAGCAGAGAAGCGAGTTCAGTGTCTTTCTGGCATTGGTCGGACTTGCGAAAGAGGGCGAGGAGTTGAGCCTCGACGCCGTGGACGAGAGACGGAGGAAACTGCCGGTCCTCAGCCTGCCAAACATGCAATCGAACGCCTCACAAGCGCTGCCACCTGCGACTCCAACTAAACAGCCGGAAGTCATGGCTGGCGCGGAGTCGTCTCCGGAGCATGCGCAAAAGAATGGAAGGCAGCCATCATTTGGCGCTGGGTTCGGTAGCGATCCATGGGCAAGTCCAGAGATGCACAAGGGACATGGGCATCTCAATGGAGTAGGTGCTACGCATAGAACGACGAGCAGCTTCACGACGAACACTGCCGACCCTGGCGAGTCAGCCGATAGCTATAGCAATGGACAAACCGTCAACACCGGTAGCGTTGCGGGAAGTTGGGGCGGTACGACTGCCTTCGCAGCGAGCAACGCAGGGGGCTTTGGCAATGCTGCTCCCAGCGGAGACGATCACGGCTTTGGCGACGAAGGTAATGGTTCAGGCACAGTGAGACGAACTACACCTCAACCTCGCCCAGCTGTCAGATCTGGCACTGATGAGCTTGTCACCGTGAACTTGCTAGACGAGAAGGAGGGCATGTTCTTGTTTCAGCACAGGAACTACGAAGTTGCCTCAATCAGACGCAATAGCAAGGTCATCCGGAGGTACAGCGACTTCGTGTGGCTGCTCGATTGCCTTCACAAAAGATATCCGTTTCGACAATTACCGCTGCTGCCGCCAAAACGAGTGGCAATCAATGGGAACCACATCGCGGCTGATCAGACTTTTCTCGAGAAGCGAAGGCGTGGATTGGCGCGGTTTGTGAATGCCCTCGTGCGGCATCCTATCCTACGGGAGGAGCAGCTGGTTGTGATGTTCTTGACAGTACCAACG GAACTGGCGGTCTGGCGAAAGCAAGCTACCATCAGCGTGCAAGAGGAATTCGTTGGCAGATCGTTGCCACCCTCGCTCGAAGACAGCTTGCCGCAGAATCTTCAAGACACCTTCGACACTGTGAGATCCGGCGCGAAGCGCAGTGCAGACCTTTACATCAACCTGTGTAACCTTGTGGAAAGGGTCTGCAAACGCAAGGAAGGCATTGCGGCCGAGTATGGGCGGCTCAACCTCAACTTGATAACACTTACCGAAACCAGCAACAACACCTACGCCATCGACACGAATGATGTCCCTTTACTGAACGAGGGTATCAAAAGCACCGCTAAGCACATTGCTGCTTCGCAGACTCTTCTTGAGGATGAGGCTCGAGCGTGGGACGAAGGCGTGCTGGAGGACCTGAAGACGATGCGCGATTCGCATGTCAGCATGCGGGACATGTTTGACCGAAGAGACCGCTACGCCAAAGACAACATCCCACAGCTTGAGAAGCGGATCCAGCAGAATGAGCAGAAACTTCAGAACATACGCAACAAGGGCGATGCAGCCAAGCCTGGTGAGGCGGACAAGGTGTCGAACGCGATCACGGCG